A stretch of the Chelonia mydas isolate rCheMyd1 chromosome 5, rCheMyd1.pri.v2, whole genome shotgun sequence genome encodes the following:
- the UBQLN1 gene encoding ubiquilin-1 isoform X2, whose amino-acid sequence MAESGESPPGGRSPPDSPAPGGAASSEPRIIKVTVKTPKEKEEFAVSETSNVRQFKEEISKRFKSHTDQLVLIFAGKILKDQDTLTQHGIHDGLTVHLVIKTQNRSQDHPVQQTNTTGNTSTTSTSSSSTSTPASTTSSPFGLGGLGGLAGLSSLGLNTSNFSELQSQMQRQLMSNPEMMVQIMENPFVQSMLSNPDLMRQLIMANPQMQQLIQRNPEISHMLNNPDIMRQTLELARNPAMMQEMMRNQDRALSNLESIPGGYNALRRMYTDIQEPMLNAAQEQFGGNPFASLVSNASSGGESQPSRTENRDPLPNPWAPQSSSQSSTTSSSNSGESGGSSSVGNSTTTSTGPGSTMPNLGPGVGAGMFNTPGMQSLLQQITENPQLMQNMLSAPYMRSMMQSLSQNPDLAAQMMLNNPLFAGNPQLQEQMRQQLPTFLQQMQNPDTLSAMSNPRAMQALLQIQQGLQTLATEAPGLIPGFNPGVGGLGSTGGPTGTTIPSSIPSENTSPASGVAESSHQQFVQQMLQALAGANAQLQNPEVRFQQQLEQLSAMGFLNREANLQALIATGGDINAAIERLLGSQPS is encoded by the exons TTTAAGGAAGAAATCTCTAAGCGTTTCAAGTCCCACACAGATCAACTTGTATTAATATTTGCtggaaaaattttaaaagatcaaGATACTCTGACCCAGCATGGGATTCACGATGGACTCACTGTTCACCTTGTCATCAAAACACAAAACAG aTCACAAGATCATCCTGTACAGCAAACGAACACCACAGGGAATACTTCTACCACATCGACATCAAGCAGTAGTACCTCCACACCCGCCTCAACAACCAGCAGCCCTTTTGGTTTGG GTGGCCTCGGAGGACTTGCAGGTCTGAGTAGCCTGGgcctgaatacatctaacttttcAGAGTTACAAAGTCAGATGCAGCGACAGCTCATGTCCAACCCGGAAATGATGGTTCAGATAATGGAAAATCCCTTTGTTCAGAGCATGCTTTCAAATCCCGACCTGATGAGGCAGTTAATTATGGCCAATCCTCAAATGCAGCAATTGATACAGCGAAATCCAGAGATCAGTCACATGCTTAATAATCCAGATATAATGAGACAA ACCCTAGAACTTGCGAGAAACCCTGCAATGATGCAGGAAATGATGAGAAACCAAGACCGAGCCTTGAGCAACCTTGAGAGTATACCAGGTGGATACAATGCCTTGCGACGCATGTACACAGATATTCAGGAGCCAATGTTGAATGCAGCCCAAGAGCAG TTTGGAGGTAACCCATTTGCTTCCTTAGTAAGCAATGCATCTTCAGGTGGGGAAAGTCAGCCGTCTCGTACAGAAAATAGAGACCCTTTACCAAATCCTTGGGCTCCTCAGTCCAGTTCTCAGAGTTCCACAACCAGTAGCAGCAACAGTGGCGAAAGTGGGGGCAGTAGTAGTGTTGGAAATAGCACCACCACCAGTACAGGACCAGGCTCAACCATGCCTAATTTGGGACCCGGAGTAGGAG CTGGTATGTTCAACACTCCAGGAATGCAGAGTTTGTTGCAGCAGATAACAGAAAATCCACAGCTTATGCAGAACATGTTGTCTGCACCCTATATGAGAAGCATGATGCAGTCACTAAGCCAGAACCCTGATCTTGCAGCACAG ATGATGCTGAATAATCCCTTATTTGCTGGAAATCCTCAGCTTCAGGAACAAATGAGACAACAACTCCCAACTTTCCTTCAACAA aTGCAGAACCCGGACACACTGTCGGCAATGTCAAACCCTAGAGCAATGCAAGCTTTGCTACAAATTCAACAGGGCTTGCAGACACTAGCAACAGAAGCACCAGGGCTTATACCAGG ATTTAATCCTGGTGTAGGGGGATTAGGAAGCACTGGAGGTCCAACAGGGACAACCATACCTAGCTCCATCCCCAGTGAAAATACAAGTCCAGCCTCAGGAGTTGCTGAATCTAGTCACCAACAATTTGTTCAGCAAATGTTGCAGGCACTTGCTGGTGCAAATGCTCAG TTACAAAATCCAGAAGTCAGATTTCAGCAACAACTGGAGCAGCTCAGTGCAATGGGCTTTTTGAACCGTGAAGCAAATTTACAAGCTCTAATAGCAACAGGAGGAGATATCAATGCAGCTATTGAAAGGCTACTGGGCTCCCAACCATCATAG
- the UBQLN1 gene encoding ubiquilin-1 isoform X1, whose protein sequence is MAESGESPPGGRSPPDSPAPGGAASSEPRIIKVTVKTPKEKEEFAVSETSNVRQFKEEISKRFKSHTDQLVLIFAGKILKDQDTLTQHGIHDGLTVHLVIKTQNRSQDHPVQQTNTTGNTSTTSTSSSSTSTPASTTSSPFGLGGLGGLAGLSSLGLNTSNFSELQSQMQRQLMSNPEMMVQIMENPFVQSMLSNPDLMRQLIMANPQMQQLIQRNPEISHMLNNPDIMRQTLELARNPAMMQEMMRNQDRALSNLESIPGGYNALRRMYTDIQEPMLNAAQEQFGGNPFASLVSNASSGGESQPSRTENRDPLPNPWAPQSSSQSSTTSSSNSGESGGSSSVGNSTTTSTGPGSTMPNLGPGVGAGMFNTPGMQSLLQQITENPQLMQNMLSAPYMRSMMQSLSQNPDLAAQMMLNNPLFAGNPQLQEQMRQQLPTFLQQMQNPDTLSAMSNPRAMQALLQIQQGLQTLATEAPGLIPGFNPGVGGLGSTGGPTGTTIPSSIPSENTSPASGVAESSHQQFVQQMLQALAGANAQQLQNPEVRFQQQLEQLSAMGFLNREANLQALIATGGDINAAIERLLGSQPS, encoded by the exons TTTAAGGAAGAAATCTCTAAGCGTTTCAAGTCCCACACAGATCAACTTGTATTAATATTTGCtggaaaaattttaaaagatcaaGATACTCTGACCCAGCATGGGATTCACGATGGACTCACTGTTCACCTTGTCATCAAAACACAAAACAG aTCACAAGATCATCCTGTACAGCAAACGAACACCACAGGGAATACTTCTACCACATCGACATCAAGCAGTAGTACCTCCACACCCGCCTCAACAACCAGCAGCCCTTTTGGTTTGG GTGGCCTCGGAGGACTTGCAGGTCTGAGTAGCCTGGgcctgaatacatctaacttttcAGAGTTACAAAGTCAGATGCAGCGACAGCTCATGTCCAACCCGGAAATGATGGTTCAGATAATGGAAAATCCCTTTGTTCAGAGCATGCTTTCAAATCCCGACCTGATGAGGCAGTTAATTATGGCCAATCCTCAAATGCAGCAATTGATACAGCGAAATCCAGAGATCAGTCACATGCTTAATAATCCAGATATAATGAGACAA ACCCTAGAACTTGCGAGAAACCCTGCAATGATGCAGGAAATGATGAGAAACCAAGACCGAGCCTTGAGCAACCTTGAGAGTATACCAGGTGGATACAATGCCTTGCGACGCATGTACACAGATATTCAGGAGCCAATGTTGAATGCAGCCCAAGAGCAG TTTGGAGGTAACCCATTTGCTTCCTTAGTAAGCAATGCATCTTCAGGTGGGGAAAGTCAGCCGTCTCGTACAGAAAATAGAGACCCTTTACCAAATCCTTGGGCTCCTCAGTCCAGTTCTCAGAGTTCCACAACCAGTAGCAGCAACAGTGGCGAAAGTGGGGGCAGTAGTAGTGTTGGAAATAGCACCACCACCAGTACAGGACCAGGCTCAACCATGCCTAATTTGGGACCCGGAGTAGGAG CTGGTATGTTCAACACTCCAGGAATGCAGAGTTTGTTGCAGCAGATAACAGAAAATCCACAGCTTATGCAGAACATGTTGTCTGCACCCTATATGAGAAGCATGATGCAGTCACTAAGCCAGAACCCTGATCTTGCAGCACAG ATGATGCTGAATAATCCCTTATTTGCTGGAAATCCTCAGCTTCAGGAACAAATGAGACAACAACTCCCAACTTTCCTTCAACAA aTGCAGAACCCGGACACACTGTCGGCAATGTCAAACCCTAGAGCAATGCAAGCTTTGCTACAAATTCAACAGGGCTTGCAGACACTAGCAACAGAAGCACCAGGGCTTATACCAGG ATTTAATCCTGGTGTAGGGGGATTAGGAAGCACTGGAGGTCCAACAGGGACAACCATACCTAGCTCCATCCCCAGTGAAAATACAAGTCCAGCCTCAGGAGTTGCTGAATCTAGTCACCAACAATTTGTTCAGCAAATGTTGCAGGCACTTGCTGGTGCAAATGCTCAG CAGTTACAAAATCCAGAAGTCAGATTTCAGCAACAACTGGAGCAGCTCAGTGCAATGGGCTTTTTGAACCGTGAAGCAAATTTACAAGCTCTAATAGCAACAGGAGGAGATATCAATGCAGCTATTGAAAGGCTACTGGGCTCCCAACCATCATAG